One stretch of Zingiber officinale cultivar Zhangliang chromosome 6B, Zo_v1.1, whole genome shotgun sequence DNA includes these proteins:
- the LOC121989566 gene encoding putative disease resistance protein RGA3 isoform X2 has translation MAGALVGATAGFLANKVAILVELDEKLKAMAGTKRKMEKFKELLTNIDLVIQNVESRPFIDDAVKDLLKKLKYLAYDLEDVVDYYDTKVLHKKQRSHTALRPVRDFFSTNNQVLFKSRIGSMIKAITESLESILLQKSILLNLPPGMSQPSPYRENHSRNRFVVIGREPEKEMIVNMLIDDDDESSHDTVKVIAIVGMGGLGKTTLAQLVFHDETVKIHFASLRMWTVVEAEFDPLKIMNSVLELATGAPANYTQIDSARQNLEKVLTGKKFLLVLDDVWNEDPLKWGVLKAALICGVKGSKILVTTRSLHISSIMGSSKTHQLQQLSKDHCLSLFQQFAFGDQTVDQSLMEIGGKIVEKCGGVPLAAISLGSMLHSTRDESYWSSLLSSKIWKRDNENNLLAVLKLSYNNLSLQSKKCFTFGSLYPKNCTMVKDELIKLWIANDFVRSDDNFDAETIGNHVFTELVHKSFFLLASSKERDFRDFLWASSEGYDLGDVSHVTNCTMHDVMHDLARSVSVNIYWNDKEDLAKDIGDRIYHLHMHKDFENLSNTIQARGKKRLYLRTLILKDISLNTDQLEFVFSNLKFLRVLDLTGNKIKEVPTSIRNLIHLSFNEGLQELPKELWNMQSLRDLDCRCCNSGFIRIPCGLSRLTNLQSLPVFVADSRSGACSITELEDLKLNGEMTIKFSENFTNYSCGGRKILQDKHLKELSLEFNRSETNDKGMLDDLCPNTSLKKLGIWHYGSSQFPTWFIQLQSQLPNLVEVSLNYCRGCEHIPPFGNLHFLKKLDLISTYGITHLGAEFHGNGGFPSLQELNLHRMNNLKEWSESHGADQLFPSLQRLRVYRCPELKCMPRLPNIQSLEIFYCDGSLLSYVGSLTSLSILRVEKMDNMTSFPSGCIRNLTSLIELQIIGCDQLLSLPRGEMKRLKKIRSLTIDRCDSLAFLPSEVGRLNSLRFLRLAGCPRIKLQPYEVVQILNSVHEFEITICGKNVNLHEQLQRLYTLRELFITGEHDIYSDTQLCICCCEELESLMIADPASSVLQHLYINGISNLTKLPDWLQHLESLRFLSIHNCSQLGMLPRFLGLQTLTISDCPQLKRRYERDSGEDWPIISHVPYVDI, from the exons ATGGCAGGAGCTTTGGTAGGTGCCACGGCTGGCTTCTTAGCCAACAAGGTGGCAATTCTCGTCGAACTCGACGAGAAACTCAAGGCAATGGCTGGTACCAAAAGGAAGATGGAGAAGTTCAAGGAGTTGTTGACGAACATTGACTTGGTGATCCAAAACGTCGAGTCCCGCCCTTTTATCGATGATGCTGTGAAGGACTTGCTGAAGAAGCTCAAATACTTGGCCTACGATCTCGAGGATGTTGTGGATTACTACGACACCAAAGTCTTGCATAAGAAGCAGAGATCACACACTGCTTTAAGGCCGGTGCGTGATTTCTTCTCTACTAATAATCAAGTTTTGTTTAAGAGTAGGATAGGCAGCATGATAAAAGCTATAACAGAAAGTCTGGAATCTATTTTGCTGCAAAAGTCCATTCTTCTCAATTTGCCACCAGGCATGTCGCAACCAAGTCCTTACAGAGAGAACCACTCCCGCAATAGGTTTGTTGTTATAGGGAGAGAACCAGAGAAGGAGATGATTGTCAACATGTTGATAGATGACGATGATGAAAGCAGCCATGATACAGTGAAGGTCATTGCCATCGTTGGGATGGGTGGCCTGGGGAAGACTACACTTGCTCAGCTTGTTTTCCATGATGAAACGGTGAAAATTCATTTTGCAAGTTTGAGAATGTGGACAGTTGTTGAGGCTGAATTTGATCCTCTAAAAATAATGAACTCTGTTTTAGAACTCGCTACTGGTGCACCAGCCAACTACACACAAATAGATTCAGCAAGGCAGAACCTAGAAAAAGTATTAACCGGGAAGAAATTTCTACTCGTGCTGGATGACGTATGGAATGAAGATCCATTAAAGTGGGGTGTACTGAAAGCAGCCTTAATATGCGGAGTAAAAGGAAGCAAAATTTTAGTGACAACCCGCAGCCTACATATCTCTTCGATAATGGGTTCATCCAAAACCCACCAATTACAACAGTTGTCCAAAGATCATTGTTTGTCCTTGTTTCAACAATTTGCTTTTGGAGATCAAACAGTGGATCAAAGTTTGATGGAAATTGGTGGAAAGATTGTTGAGAAATGTGGCGGTGTGCCCTTGGCTGCCATTTCTCTTGGTAGCATGCTCCATAGCACTCGAGATGAATCGTATTGGTCCTCCTTATTGAGCAGTAAAATATGGAAGCGGGACAATGAAAACAACCTGCTAGCTGTACTAAAGTTGAGCTATAACAATCTCTCTCTGCAGTCAAAGAAGTGTTTCACATTTGGCTCCCTATACCCAAAGAACTGTACGATGGTAAAGGATGAATTGATAAAACTATGGATAGCAAATGATTTTGTGCGTTCAGACGATAATTTTGATGCCGAAACAATTGGCAACCACGTCTTTACTGAACTTGTACATAAGTCATTCTTTCTCTTAGCATCTTCCAAGGAGCGTGATTTTAGAGATTTTCTATGGGCATCTTCCGAGGGGTATGATCTTGGAGATGTTAGTCATGTAACCAACTGCACGATGCATGATGTGATGCATGACTTGGCACGATCAGTATCGGTAAATATATATTGGAATGATAAAGAAGATTTGGCGAAAGATATTGGAGACAGAATATATCATTTGCACATGcacaaagattttgaaaatttatcaaaCACTATTCAAGCCCGGGGCAAGAAGAGATTGTACTTGCGTACCCTTATATTGAAAGATATTAGTTTAAACACCGATCAACTTGAATTTGTTTTctcaaatttgaaatttttacggGTGTTAGATTTAACTGGCAATAAAATCAAGGAGGTGCCAACGTCAATAAGAAATCTGATACATTTGAG TTTCAATGAGGGACTTCAAGAGCTACCAAAAGAGTTATGGAATATGCAAAGCCTTCGGGATCTTGATTGCAGGTGTTGTAATTCTGGATTTATACGCATTCCCTGTGGGTTGTCGCGACTAACTAATCTTCAAAGTTTACCTGTCTTTGTTGCTGATAGTAGAAGTGGTGCATGCTCAATTACAGAACTGGAGGATTTGAAGCTTAATGGAGAAATGACaattaaattttctgagaatttcaCAAACTACTCTTGTGGTGGAAGAAAAATTTTACAGGATAAACATCTGAAAGAACTAAGTTTAGAGTTTAATCGTTCGGAGACAAATGACAAGGGCATGTTGGACGATCTTTGTCCCAACACGAGCTTAAAGAAGTTGGGCATATGGCATTATGGGAGCTCACAATTTCCAACATGGTTTATACAGTTACAGTCACAACTGCCAAATTTAGTTGAAGTTAGCCTTAATTATTGCCGTGGTTGTGAGCATATTCCTCCGTTTGGAAATCTGCACTTTCTTAAGAAGCTTGACTTAATCTCTACGTATGGCATTACACACCTGGGAGCTGAGTTTCATGGGAACGGCGGCTTTCCTTCTCTTCAAGAACTCAACTTGCATAGGATGAATAATTTAAAGGAATGGTCAGAGTCTCATGGTGCCGATCAGTTGTTCCCTTCACTGCAGCGGCTGCGGGTTTACAGATGTCCTGAATTGAAATGTATGCCGAGGCTTCCTAACATTCAATCCCTTGAGATATTTTACTGCGATGGGAGCCTACTCTCATAtgttggaagtctcacttctctttctATTCTCCGAGTGGAGAAGATGGACAACATGACATCTTTTCCAAGTGGTTGCATCAGAAACCTCACTTCCTTGATAGAATTACAAATTATAGGATGCGATCAACTTCTGTCTCTTCCTAGGGGTGAAATGAAGCGCCTAAAAAAGATTCGTTCATTGACCATTGACCGTTGTGATAGTTTGGCATTCTTGCCGTCAGAAGTGGGACGTCTCAATTCTCTTCGTTTTCTACGGCTCGCAGGTTGTCCAAGGATAAAATTGCAGCCATACGAAGTCGTACAAATATTGAATTCGGTACATGAGTTTGAAATAACGATTTGTGGCAAGAATGTCAATTTACATGAGCAACTACAACGCTTATACACGCTCAGAGAATTGTTTATAACTGGCGAACATGATATCTATAGCGACACCCAGTTATGTATCTGTTGTTGTGAGGAATTGGAGTCATTGATGATAGCAGATCCAGCAAGCAGTGTGCTACAACATCTATACATAAATGGAATTTCCAATCTCACGAAGTTGCCTGACTGGCTACAGCATCTCGAGTCTCTTCGTTTTCTGTCAATCCACAACTGCTCACAACTAGGAATGCTGCCACGGTTTTTGGGGTTGCAAACTTTGACAATTAGTGACTGCCCGCAACTGAAAAGAAGATACGAAAGGGACAGCGGCGAAGATTGGCCGATCATCTCACATGTGCCATATGTTGATATTTAA
- the LOC121989566 gene encoding putative disease resistance protein RGA3 isoform X1, translating into MAGALVGATAGFLANKVAILVELDEKLKAMAGTKRKMEKFKELLTNIDLVIQNVESRPFIDDAVKDLLKKLKYLAYDLEDVVDYYDTKVLHKKQRSHTALRPVRDFFSTNNQVLFKSRIGSMIKAITESLESILLQKSILLNLPPGMSQPSPYRENHSRNRFVVIGREPEKEMIVNMLIDDDDESSHDTVKVIAIVGMGGLGKTTLAQLVFHDETVKIHFASLRMWTVVEAEFDPLKIMNSVLELATGAPANYTQIDSARQNLEKVLTGKKFLLVLDDVWNEDPLKWGVLKAALICGVKGSKILVTTRSLHISSIMGSSKTHQLQQLSKDHCLSLFQQFAFGDQTVDQSLMEIGGKIVEKCGGVPLAAISLGSMLHSTRDESYWSSLLSSKIWKRDNENNLLAVLKLSYNNLSLQSKKCFTFGSLYPKNCTMVKDELIKLWIANDFVRSDDNFDAETIGNHVFTELVHKSFFLLASSKERDFRDFLWASSEGYDLGDVSHVTNCTMHDVMHDLARSVSVNIYWNDKEDLAKDIGDRIYHLHMHKDFENLSNTIQARGKKRLYLRTLILKDISLNTDQLEFVFSNLKFLRVLDLTGNKIKEVPTSIRNLIHLRYLNLSRNIIEVLSDSITLLANLQYLNLSFNEGLQELPKELWNMQSLRDLDCRCCNSGFIRIPCGLSRLTNLQSLPVFVADSRSGACSITELEDLKLNGEMTIKFSENFTNYSCGGRKILQDKHLKELSLEFNRSETNDKGMLDDLCPNTSLKKLGIWHYGSSQFPTWFIQLQSQLPNLVEVSLNYCRGCEHIPPFGNLHFLKKLDLISTYGITHLGAEFHGNGGFPSLQELNLHRMNNLKEWSESHGADQLFPSLQRLRVYRCPELKCMPRLPNIQSLEIFYCDGSLLSYVGSLTSLSILRVEKMDNMTSFPSGCIRNLTSLIELQIIGCDQLLSLPRGEMKRLKKIRSLTIDRCDSLAFLPSEVGRLNSLRFLRLAGCPRIKLQPYEVVQILNSVHEFEITICGKNVNLHEQLQRLYTLRELFITGEHDIYSDTQLCICCCEELESLMIADPASSVLQHLYINGISNLTKLPDWLQHLESLRFLSIHNCSQLGMLPRFLGLQTLTISDCPQLKRRYERDSGEDWPIISHVPYVDI; encoded by the coding sequence ATGGCAGGAGCTTTGGTAGGTGCCACGGCTGGCTTCTTAGCCAACAAGGTGGCAATTCTCGTCGAACTCGACGAGAAACTCAAGGCAATGGCTGGTACCAAAAGGAAGATGGAGAAGTTCAAGGAGTTGTTGACGAACATTGACTTGGTGATCCAAAACGTCGAGTCCCGCCCTTTTATCGATGATGCTGTGAAGGACTTGCTGAAGAAGCTCAAATACTTGGCCTACGATCTCGAGGATGTTGTGGATTACTACGACACCAAAGTCTTGCATAAGAAGCAGAGATCACACACTGCTTTAAGGCCGGTGCGTGATTTCTTCTCTACTAATAATCAAGTTTTGTTTAAGAGTAGGATAGGCAGCATGATAAAAGCTATAACAGAAAGTCTGGAATCTATTTTGCTGCAAAAGTCCATTCTTCTCAATTTGCCACCAGGCATGTCGCAACCAAGTCCTTACAGAGAGAACCACTCCCGCAATAGGTTTGTTGTTATAGGGAGAGAACCAGAGAAGGAGATGATTGTCAACATGTTGATAGATGACGATGATGAAAGCAGCCATGATACAGTGAAGGTCATTGCCATCGTTGGGATGGGTGGCCTGGGGAAGACTACACTTGCTCAGCTTGTTTTCCATGATGAAACGGTGAAAATTCATTTTGCAAGTTTGAGAATGTGGACAGTTGTTGAGGCTGAATTTGATCCTCTAAAAATAATGAACTCTGTTTTAGAACTCGCTACTGGTGCACCAGCCAACTACACACAAATAGATTCAGCAAGGCAGAACCTAGAAAAAGTATTAACCGGGAAGAAATTTCTACTCGTGCTGGATGACGTATGGAATGAAGATCCATTAAAGTGGGGTGTACTGAAAGCAGCCTTAATATGCGGAGTAAAAGGAAGCAAAATTTTAGTGACAACCCGCAGCCTACATATCTCTTCGATAATGGGTTCATCCAAAACCCACCAATTACAACAGTTGTCCAAAGATCATTGTTTGTCCTTGTTTCAACAATTTGCTTTTGGAGATCAAACAGTGGATCAAAGTTTGATGGAAATTGGTGGAAAGATTGTTGAGAAATGTGGCGGTGTGCCCTTGGCTGCCATTTCTCTTGGTAGCATGCTCCATAGCACTCGAGATGAATCGTATTGGTCCTCCTTATTGAGCAGTAAAATATGGAAGCGGGACAATGAAAACAACCTGCTAGCTGTACTAAAGTTGAGCTATAACAATCTCTCTCTGCAGTCAAAGAAGTGTTTCACATTTGGCTCCCTATACCCAAAGAACTGTACGATGGTAAAGGATGAATTGATAAAACTATGGATAGCAAATGATTTTGTGCGTTCAGACGATAATTTTGATGCCGAAACAATTGGCAACCACGTCTTTACTGAACTTGTACATAAGTCATTCTTTCTCTTAGCATCTTCCAAGGAGCGTGATTTTAGAGATTTTCTATGGGCATCTTCCGAGGGGTATGATCTTGGAGATGTTAGTCATGTAACCAACTGCACGATGCATGATGTGATGCATGACTTGGCACGATCAGTATCGGTAAATATATATTGGAATGATAAAGAAGATTTGGCGAAAGATATTGGAGACAGAATATATCATTTGCACATGcacaaagattttgaaaatttatcaaaCACTATTCAAGCCCGGGGCAAGAAGAGATTGTACTTGCGTACCCTTATATTGAAAGATATTAGTTTAAACACCGATCAACTTGAATTTGTTTTctcaaatttgaaatttttacggGTGTTAGATTTAACTGGCAATAAAATCAAGGAGGTGCCAACGTCAATAAGAAATCTGATACATTTGAGGTATCTCAATTTATCTCGGAATATTATTGAAGTTCTATCTGACTCCATAACCCTTCTTGCCAATTTACAATATCTCAATCTCAGTTTCAATGAGGGACTTCAAGAGCTACCAAAAGAGTTATGGAATATGCAAAGCCTTCGGGATCTTGATTGCAGGTGTTGTAATTCTGGATTTATACGCATTCCCTGTGGGTTGTCGCGACTAACTAATCTTCAAAGTTTACCTGTCTTTGTTGCTGATAGTAGAAGTGGTGCATGCTCAATTACAGAACTGGAGGATTTGAAGCTTAATGGAGAAATGACaattaaattttctgagaatttcaCAAACTACTCTTGTGGTGGAAGAAAAATTTTACAGGATAAACATCTGAAAGAACTAAGTTTAGAGTTTAATCGTTCGGAGACAAATGACAAGGGCATGTTGGACGATCTTTGTCCCAACACGAGCTTAAAGAAGTTGGGCATATGGCATTATGGGAGCTCACAATTTCCAACATGGTTTATACAGTTACAGTCACAACTGCCAAATTTAGTTGAAGTTAGCCTTAATTATTGCCGTGGTTGTGAGCATATTCCTCCGTTTGGAAATCTGCACTTTCTTAAGAAGCTTGACTTAATCTCTACGTATGGCATTACACACCTGGGAGCTGAGTTTCATGGGAACGGCGGCTTTCCTTCTCTTCAAGAACTCAACTTGCATAGGATGAATAATTTAAAGGAATGGTCAGAGTCTCATGGTGCCGATCAGTTGTTCCCTTCACTGCAGCGGCTGCGGGTTTACAGATGTCCTGAATTGAAATGTATGCCGAGGCTTCCTAACATTCAATCCCTTGAGATATTTTACTGCGATGGGAGCCTACTCTCATAtgttggaagtctcacttctctttctATTCTCCGAGTGGAGAAGATGGACAACATGACATCTTTTCCAAGTGGTTGCATCAGAAACCTCACTTCCTTGATAGAATTACAAATTATAGGATGCGATCAACTTCTGTCTCTTCCTAGGGGTGAAATGAAGCGCCTAAAAAAGATTCGTTCATTGACCATTGACCGTTGTGATAGTTTGGCATTCTTGCCGTCAGAAGTGGGACGTCTCAATTCTCTTCGTTTTCTACGGCTCGCAGGTTGTCCAAGGATAAAATTGCAGCCATACGAAGTCGTACAAATATTGAATTCGGTACATGAGTTTGAAATAACGATTTGTGGCAAGAATGTCAATTTACATGAGCAACTACAACGCTTATACACGCTCAGAGAATTGTTTATAACTGGCGAACATGATATCTATAGCGACACCCAGTTATGTATCTGTTGTTGTGAGGAATTGGAGTCATTGATGATAGCAGATCCAGCAAGCAGTGTGCTACAACATCTATACATAAATGGAATTTCCAATCTCACGAAGTTGCCTGACTGGCTACAGCATCTCGAGTCTCTTCGTTTTCTGTCAATCCACAACTGCTCACAACTAGGAATGCTGCCACGGTTTTTGGGGTTGCAAACTTTGACAATTAGTGACTGCCCGCAACTGAAAAGAAGATACGAAAGGGACAGCGGCGAAGATTGGCCGATCATCTCACATGTGCCATATGTTGATATTTAA